One segment of Ascochyta rabiei chromosome 7, complete sequence DNA contains the following:
- a CDS encoding SNF1-interacting protein: MGNSQGKESQPPSRGHVRRSSAQAIATSPTAAPSGPSGSVPERAASGVGLYSARSGRGSRHDLSFLGIGGGATNPERDPALEPRRETKAEREARKLEKERVLRAQERERSIKEEGVDGAFLVTLGTYTGPEDFSKPTVRQLQIERRLAPFWKGLDDHSDTWTEHQLVAVANGLPLPAPDEIPPEEPPRRVNHLSPQWNPRSSDPNINSLTVPMGSRSMSQNSDRSGTLSPSHPAFSLPSPTSPIAQNTQNTTASSPFFRGRAKTLASLATGSRNASQTDMAPQEMQLPKDPYVNGQRIEVFLYKNAAECPICFLYYPPYLNSTRCCDQPICSECFVQIKRPDPHPPEHHGEEPAPSAEPQEEIQLVSEPAACPFCVQPEFGVTYEPPPFRRGLIFAHQSQNLHSATSAMSSTTSVNSSGVTSPGGRRRATSLAVNDKTVITTDMVRPDWARKLADAKSHALRRAAAATALHNAAYMMGNTQQQEGRGFSLGRRRRTMFTTDSAGSSGQGTPRREGEGPSGRGESSGDLFSGRLSSRRGGGNRLDDLEELMMMEAIRLSLAAEDDRKRKDDKDAAKEAKKEGKKKAKENKKAAKAQRNIGSGFHPISVDGLDDSAGSSSAADKGKAVDRSGGSVGFNPMSEPTSTANAAPSKDDAQRHLEDSRAHIHAGSSSNLAPSDALQGDSPSHRSVLRNLSNDSSSVSSYSESVQDAARDGSQTNLAAGSFYEPSPSASGLNLSRDETPPGPLSGTEPMFNFSALQETLSHGDDKAENGTQYIEDVHEAQPNTAQDPSNVDGAGSSAIPDPQPSEPLAESTMTLKASEYSSASKTDVDDEIGPALPVQPVCDNHSYDQKHIGEVDMLDNRQGHQATQ; encoded by the exons ATGGGCAACAGCCAGGGGAAAGAGTCTCAGCCGCCCTCGAGAGGCCATGTGCGCCGCTCGAGTGCCCAGGCCATCGCCACTTCGCCCACAGCTGCCCCGTCCGGGCCCAGCGGATCGGTGCCTGAGAGAGCAGCGAGTGGTGTAGGCCTGTACAGCGCGAGGAGCGGCAGGGGAAGCAGGCACGACCTGTCCTTCCTGGGCATAGGGGGAGGAGCCACCAACCCCGAGCGCGATCCCGCACTGGAGCCGCGGCGCGAGACAAAGGCTGAGCGCGAAGCCCGCAAGCTGGAGAAGGAGCGAGTGCTGAGGGCTCAGGAGCGCGAGCGGAGCATCAAAGAGGAGGGCGTTGACGGAGCTTTCCTCGTCACCCTCGGAACATACACCGGACCCGAGGATTTCAGTAAACCGACCGTGCGCCAGTTGCAG ATCGAGCGGCGCCTGGCTCCCTTTTGGAAAGGCCTCGATGACCACTCCGACACATGGACCGAACACCAGCTCGTCGCTGTAGCGAACGGCCTGCCCCTACCCGCTCCAGACGAGATCCCACCGGAAGAGCCGCCCCGACGGGTCAACCACCTCAGCCCGCAGTGGAATCCCCGCTCCTCCGACCCCAACATCAACAGCCTCACAGTCCCCATGGGATCTCGCTCCATGTCCCAGAACTCGGACCGGTCTGGCACCCTCTCGCCTTCACATCCCGCCTTCTCTCTGCCCTCGCCAACTTCCCCGATTGCCCAGAATACCCAAAACACGACGGCCTCATCTCCCTTTTTCCGTGGCCGGGCCAAGACCCTGGCCTCTCTTGCTACCGGTTCGCGCAACGCCTCGCAGACTGACATGGCTCCCCAGGAAATGCAGCTTCCCAAGGACCCATACGTCAACGGACAGCGAATAGAGGTCTTCCTCTACAAGAACGCAGCCGAGTGTCCCATCTGCTTCCTTTACTATCCACCCTATTTAAACAGCACCAGGTGCTGTGACCAGCCCATTTGCTCCGAGTGCTTTGTGCAAATCAAGCGACCGGACCCTCATCCTCCTGAGCATCATGGAGAAGAGCCCGCTCCATCCGCTGAACCGCAAGAAGAGATACAGCTGGTATCAGAGCCTGCCGCATGTCCGTTCTGCGTGCAGCCAGAGTTTGGTGTTACTTATGAGCCTCCGCCATTCAGACGAGGCCTGATCTTTGCACACCAGAGCCAGAACTTGCACAGCGCCACTTCTGCCATGTCATCTACCACTTCAGTCAATTCATCAGGTGTTACGTCCCCCGGAGGCAGGAGAAGGGCCACTTCGCTCGCGGTAAATGACAAGACTGTCATCACAACGGATATGGTGCGACCTGACTGGGCGAGGAAGCTGGCAGACGCAAAGTCGCATGCTTTGCGAAGGGCTGCTGCCGCGACAGCTTTACACAATGCTGCTTATATGATGGGCAACACTCAACAACAGGAAGGTCGCGGATTCAGCCTGGGCAGACGTCGACGGACCATGTTTACTACCGATAGCGCTGGCAGCAGCGGACAAGGCACCCCTCGCAGGGAAGGCGAAGGACCATCCGGACGCGGAGAGAGCTCTGGCGATCTCTTCTCTGGGAGGCTCAGCTCACGAAGAGGTGGAGGTAACAGACTCGACGACCTCGAAGAGCTGATGATGATGGAGGCTATCCGCCTAAGTTTGGCGGCCGAAGATGACCGCAAGAGGAAAGACGACAAAGATGCTGCCAAAGAAGCCAAGAAGGAaggaaagaagaaggcgAAGGAGAACAAAAAGGCTGCGAAAGCACAACGAAACATCGGGAGCGGGTTCCATCCCATCAGTGTGGATGGTCTAGACGACTCTGCAGGCAGCTCGTCTGCGGCAGATAAGGGCAAGGCAGTGGACAGGTCAGGCGGCTCTGTTGGCTTCAACCCCATGAGCGAGCCTACTTCGACTGCCAATGCGGCCCCCTCGAAAGACGACGCACAAAGACACCTCGAGGATAGCCGTGCGCATATTCACGCAGGAAGCTCGAGTAATCTGGCCCCCTCTGATGCTCTTCAGGGAGATTCGCCATCACATCGCTCTGTCCTTCGAAACTTGTCGAATGACTCCTCTTCCGTCTCCTCATACTCTGAGTCTGTCCAAGACGCGGCGCGTGATGGAAGCCAAACCAACCTTGCGGCTGGCTCTTTTTATGAGCCAAGTCCCAGTGCTTCGGGGCTCAATCTGAGTCGCGACGAGACGCCGCCTGGGCCTTTATCTGGCACAGAACCCATGTTCAACTTCAGTGCTCTCCAGGAAACCCTCAGTCACGGAGACGACAAAGCTGAGAACGGTACTCAGTATATTGAGGATGTTCATGAGGCACAACCCAACACTGCGCAAGACCCATCAAACGTTGACGGTGCAGGCTCATCTGCGATCCCGGATCCTCAGCCTTCAGAGCCTCTGGCTGAAAGCACTATGACGCTAAAGGCATCTGAGTATTCAAGTGCTTCCAAGACCGACGTTGATGACGAGATCGGGCCCGCACTACCAGTGCAGCCTGTGTGCGACAACCACTCGTACGATCAAAAACACATTGGGGAAGTGGATATGCTAGACAACCGCCAAGGCCACCAAGCCACCCAGTAA